From Pseudanabaena sp. PCC 6802, one genomic window encodes:
- a CDS encoding ABC transporter ATP-binding protein — MGESITTTPLLELKGIHKRFGNNTILDGVDIKLYAGEAVAIIGPSGTGKSTILRIMSGLLEPDRGEVLVDGKRLAQVAGSDSNVNIGMVFQQAALFDSLTVAENVGFYLFEHSRLTRHEILKIVEEKLRQVGLSNICDRYPSQLSGGMRKRVSLARAIITDPTAQESSKQSKHVLLYDEPTAGLDPVASTVIEDLICNLKDEQNACDSYVVVTHQDSTIRRTADRVIMLYGGKVCWQGSVDELDATDNPHIRQFFSGSINGPIQILDREA, encoded by the coding sequence ATGGGTGAATCAATTACAACTACGCCGCTACTGGAGCTTAAGGGAATTCACAAGCGCTTTGGCAACAATACAATCCTCGATGGTGTAGACATCAAGCTGTACGCGGGTGAGGCGGTGGCAATTATCGGCCCCTCTGGGACAGGCAAGTCCACTATCCTCAGAATTATGAGCGGCTTGCTGGAACCCGATCGCGGTGAAGTGTTAGTTGATGGTAAACGTCTGGCCCAGGTGGCTGGTTCGGACAGTAACGTGAATATTGGCATGGTGTTTCAGCAGGCGGCACTGTTTGACTCGCTCACGGTGGCGGAAAATGTAGGTTTCTACTTATTCGAGCATTCGCGCTTGACAAGGCACGAAATTTTAAAGATTGTCGAAGAAAAGCTCAGACAAGTTGGGTTGTCGAATATTTGCGATCGCTATCCCAGTCAACTATCCGGCGGTATGCGCAAGCGCGTCAGTCTGGCGCGGGCAATTATTACCGACCCCACCGCTCAGGAATCGTCTAAACAGAGCAAGCACGTACTGCTTTACGATGAGCCTACGGCTGGCTTAGACCCAGTTGCTTCCACGGTTATTGAAGACTTGATTTGCAACCTCAAAGACGAGCAAAACGCCTGCGATAGCTACGTCGTAGTCACCCACCAGGACAGTACCATCCGCCGTACAGCCGATCGTGTCATCATGTTGTATGGTGGTAAAGTGTGTTGGCAGGGGAGTGTTGATGAGCTAGATGCAACTGATAATCCTCATATCCGCCAATTTTTTAGCGGTAGCATTAACGGACCAATTCAAATTCTGGATAGGGAGGCATGA
- a CDS encoding MlaD family protein, with amino-acid sequence MQARTIREGTLGLLIVAGVAVFGGGLLWLRGFRPGGGEAFSFVIDFKDASGLGVGSPVRFRGVQVGKVQSLQAESAGVKVSVTIDNPKLVIPRNSIIETNQSGFLNNTAIDIFPKSTSSESTAGLDPLSQNCDRNAIICRGSTIEGTTGVNFTQVVRETSQTLRKLNDNELLTNLNNTLKSTDEAAKSFKTLAQSATRLINSFQGPVSQFSTTAESIRQAANSIGQTASRADALMLENKERLAQTLDGISAAAKEAKALIANTRPLLEDGKFVANLQKLSENAAETAANLRQLSSEVNNPNTLTALRETLDSARATFANTQKITADLDELTGDPKFRSNIRNLVNGLSGLLSSAPNVIPPVASPLAPENSQESTLIAKTKKSKDNPNHKSPEQKADPIPLEQPLEQP; translated from the coding sequence ATGCAAGCAAGAACAATCCGAGAAGGTACCCTGGGTCTGCTAATTGTGGCTGGTGTGGCGGTATTTGGTGGTGGGTTGCTATGGCTGCGAGGCTTTCGCCCTGGAGGTGGAGAAGCTTTTTCCTTTGTGATTGACTTCAAAGATGCCAGTGGTCTGGGTGTAGGTAGCCCCGTGCGCTTCCGAGGCGTGCAGGTAGGTAAAGTGCAGAGCTTGCAGGCCGAAAGTGCTGGTGTCAAAGTCAGCGTGACGATCGACAATCCGAAGCTTGTAATTCCGCGCAATTCTATTATAGAGACGAATCAGAGTGGCTTTTTAAACAATACGGCGATCGATATCTTTCCCAAATCTACCTCTTCTGAGAGTACTGCTGGTCTCGATCCTCTCAGTCAGAACTGCGATCGCAACGCGATTATTTGTCGCGGCAGTACGATTGAAGGTACAACGGGCGTGAATTTTACCCAGGTGGTGCGCGAAACCAGTCAGACGCTCCGCAAGCTCAACGATAACGAACTATTGACGAACCTGAATAATACGCTGAAGAGTACCGATGAAGCAGCTAAAAGCTTCAAAACTCTAGCTCAGTCTGCCACCAGGCTGATAAATTCTTTCCAAGGGCCAGTATCTCAGTTCAGTACTACGGCAGAGTCGATTCGTCAGGCGGCTAATAGCATCGGTCAAACTGCTAGCCGTGCCGATGCCTTGATGCTAGAGAACAAAGAAAGATTGGCACAAACCCTGGATGGCATTAGTGCTGCCGCTAAGGAGGCTAAAGCTTTGATCGCCAATACCCGTCCTCTACTGGAGGATGGTAAGTTTGTGGCAAATCTCCAAAAGCTATCGGAAAATGCGGCGGAAACAGCCGCTAATCTACGTCAGCTTTCCAGTGAAGTTAACAATCCCAACACGCTGACAGCTTTACGCGAGACTTTGGATTCAGCCCGCGCTACTTTTGCTAATACCCAAAAAATTACTGCCGATCTAGACGAACTGACTGGCGATCCGAAGTTTCGCTCTAACATTCGCAACCTGGTTAACGGCTTAAGCGGATTGCTCTCATCCGCTCCCAATGTGATTCCTCCCGTTGCCTCTCCTCTCGCTCCTGAAAACAGTCAGGAGTCTACTCTCATTGCGAAGACCAAAAAATCAAAGGACAATCCCAACCATAAATCCCCAGAGCAGAAAGCCGATCCTATTCCATTAGAGCAACCGTTAGAGCAACCATAG
- the lgt gene encoding prolipoprotein diacylglyceryl transferase, with translation MISSMMPFAFEFTSPSDRLQIGLIAIRWYGLLIATAVIVGTILASRLAPKRGIKSELMEDLVIWLAVGAIPGARAYYVAFAWHEKFQFQPWYKVFAIWEGGIAIHGAIIGGAIAAILFARRNKVSFWKIADLVMPSLSLGQAIGRWGNFFNSEAFGSPTDLPWKLFIPPCSVREDGARVCFRPPDLENSPGYFHPTFLYESLWNLMVFGILMFIFNRFPKAKPGTLVTIYAIAYSTGRFWIEGLRTDSLMLGPLRMAQVVSLTCIALGILGLWWLYGRRGRFWDTVAINSENE, from the coding sequence ATGATTTCGAGCATGATGCCCTTTGCTTTTGAATTTACTTCTCCCTCAGATCGCCTGCAAATTGGCCTGATCGCCATTCGCTGGTACGGGCTATTAATTGCAACTGCTGTGATTGTCGGTACTATCCTGGCGAGTAGATTAGCCCCAAAACGCGGGATTAAATCCGAACTGATGGAAGATCTGGTCATCTGGCTGGCAGTTGGCGCGATTCCTGGCGCTAGAGCCTATTACGTAGCATTTGCTTGGCATGAAAAATTCCAATTTCAACCCTGGTATAAGGTCTTTGCAATTTGGGAGGGTGGAATTGCCATCCACGGCGCTATTATTGGGGGCGCGATCGCCGCGATCCTATTTGCACGGCGCAATAAAGTTTCATTCTGGAAAATTGCCGATCTCGTCATGCCATCCCTCAGTCTCGGTCAGGCGATCGGGCGTTGGGGTAATTTCTTCAACTCTGAAGCCTTCGGCTCGCCCACCGACCTACCTTGGAAGTTATTTATCCCGCCTTGCTCAGTTAGAGAAGATGGCGCTAGGGTCTGCTTTCGCCCTCCAGATTTAGAGAATAGTCCTGGCTATTTTCATCCCACCTTTCTCTACGAATCGCTTTGGAATCTCATGGTATTCGGGATATTAATGTTTATCTTTAACCGTTTCCCCAAAGCCAAACCAGGTACGCTTGTTACGATCTACGCGATCGCCTATAGTACGGGACGCTTCTGGATCGAGGGATTGCGGACTGACAGCCTCATGCTTGGCCCGCTGCGTATGGCTCAGGTAGTTAGCTTAACTTGCATCGCGTTGGGAATTTTGGGTTTGTGGTGGCTCTACGGTCGGCGGGGCAGGTTTTGGGATACTGTGGCCATTAATAGCGAAAATGAATAG
- a CDS encoding DUF2232 domain-containing protein, which produces MNRKRLNPALAMVETAFLASATGMIFLVNFFFPLGPFLRMFFPIPTALAYLRWGSKSAWKTMVVTVLLLTVLMGPTRSIQYAIPHGFLGVLLGFLWKRRSPWSVSLGLGTLTGTLGTLFQLLFLSVLLGENIWTYATVQITSFISWLLQLFGSLDEPELLVVQAFIIAAIIFSNFMYMLLVHLVAWMLLDRLGNPIPPAPKWLEEALLV; this is translated from the coding sequence ATGAATAGAAAACGTCTAAATCCGGCTTTGGCAATGGTAGAAACGGCATTTTTAGCCAGTGCCACGGGCATGATTTTTTTAGTTAACTTCTTCTTCCCGCTAGGCCCGTTCCTGCGCATGTTTTTCCCCATACCCACAGCACTTGCCTATCTGCGTTGGGGTAGCAAGTCAGCCTGGAAAACAATGGTGGTCACCGTACTTTTGCTTACGGTTTTGATGGGGCCGACTCGTAGCATTCAATATGCGATCCCGCATGGGTTTCTGGGCGTGCTCTTAGGTTTTTTATGGAAGCGGCGATCGCCCTGGTCGGTATCCCTAGGTCTGGGTACTCTAACGGGGACGCTCGGCACCCTGTTTCAACTTTTATTTCTCTCAGTACTGCTAGGTGAAAACATTTGGACATACGCAACCGTGCAGATTACGAGCTTTATTTCCTGGTTGCTCCAGTTGTTTGGCTCCTTAGATGAACCAGAGCTACTGGTAGTTCAGGCTTTTATTATCGCCGCCATAATTTTCAGTAATTTTATGTACATGTTGCTGGTGCATTTGGTGGCATGGATGTTACTCGATCGCTTAGGAAACCCGATCCCGCCCGCACCCAAGTGGTTGGAAGAAGCGCTTCTAGTTTAG
- a CDS encoding helix-turn-helix domain-containing protein: MTNIIELDHSQSPSPISLSERELQVIELVAAGLTNQEIAVELAISKRTVDNHISNILTKTHTDNRVALVRWALQWGKVCIDEVNCCTIAKPNKAKVKEEGLQSV; the protein is encoded by the coding sequence ATGACCAACATCATAGAGCTCGATCATTCGCAAAGCCCATCTCCCATAAGCCTTTCTGAACGAGAACTTCAGGTGATCGAGCTGGTGGCTGCTGGGTTGACCAATCAAGAGATTGCAGTTGAGCTAGCCATCAGCAAGCGCACTGTGGACAATCACATTAGTAATATCCTGACCAAAACCCATACGGATAATCGCGTGGCGTTGGTGCGTTGGGCGCTCCAGTGGGGCAAGGTTTGTATTGACGAAGTTAATTGCTGCACGATCGCTAAACCTAATAAGGCTAAAGTGAAAGAGGAAGGATTGCAGAGTGTTTAG